CACAAAACCAAAGGGGGGAACACAGACTAAACCAAATGTACAAGAACcataggggaaaaaaacactaggaaaaacaTAACAGACGAGACAGaatcctgacattaccccccctcccctaaggcgcgactcgcgccgtaactAAACACCTAGGAGTgggagggtgggcgccctggaggccgCACAAGGCAGACATGCGGGGAAGCAGGTTAATGCCTCCAGGGCGGGTCTGGGAGATCAGGGAGTCATGGCCAGGAGTATTGACCAGGCGGCCATGGCGAATCAGGGGGATCAGGGGCCATGGCCGCGCACACAGTCCAAGcggccatggtggatcaggaGGATCAGGGGCCATGACCGCGCACACAGTCCAAGCGGCCATGGATAATCCAGGGAGTAGTACCCCCCCCAAAAACTCCTTGGGGGAAATTAGGGTTCTACCAGCCCTAGAGAGCGCTGGATAAGgtgctggctcaggagggcgcgcaggagggcgcgctgacgggggagccgactcaggagggcgcgcaggagggcgcgctgacggaggagccgactcaggagggcgcgcaggagggcgcgcaggagggcgcgcaggagggcgcgcaggagggcgcgcaggagggcgcgcaggagggcgcgcaggagggcgcgcaggagggcgcgctgacggaggagccgactcaggagggcgcgctgactcaggagggcgcgctggaggaggagccgactgtggagggcgcgcaggagggcgcgctggaggagaagccgactctggaggacgcgctggaggaggagccgactctggagggcgcgctggagggcgcgctggaggaggagccgactctggagggcgcgcaggaggaggagccgactctggagggcgcgcaggagggcgctctggaggaggagccgactctggagggcgcgctggaggaggagccgactcgggagggcgagctggacagggctccggctcaggagggcgcgctggacagGGCTCTGGTTCAGGAGCCTTCCAGGGCAACTGCGTCAAGGcttgggacctggggagagcagggatagagaaGGTGGACAGaagaaagggagaagcagagagtctgTGGGGGAGCGCTGCCTCCGAAGGAGGATCCACAGCAGAAGcagacacctcaggaggcattggcacaGCTTCACCAACTGACAGGAGCCCTGGAgctgacttgagaccagacaggAACTCTGGAGCAGGCCTGAGACCAGGCGGGAGCTGGAGCGGAGCAGGAAACCGTCTCCtggcctgggacctggggaaagcagagatagaggaggcagacagaatagggggagaagcagAAAGGTTGTTGAGGGACGCCGCCTCCattggaggatctacagccgtggctgacacctctggaggcattggcgcagcttcccGACCGAGGGTGGTCCCAGAGcgggcttgtgatcagacgagcgCTCTGGAGCAGGGTGGTGACCAGATGCGACCTCAGAAACTGACGTATGAACAGACATGgcctcaggggcacagtgtgcagcccataCACACCAGATAGCAACTGCCATCAAAGGAAGAGCCGCAGCGGGTGGTTGTGGTGGGTCCAATACGCTGGCTGTCATGTTAGGTCGTGACCTTGGGATGTCGGATGGGCTGTGACTAGACACTGGGCCGTTGGACAGGACGTGACTCAACCCTGGGCCATCGGACGAGGCATGCCTAGGCTCGGAGTGGTTAGACGAGATGTGACTAGGCTCTGGGTGGTCAGATGAGGCGTAACCTGGCTCAAGtgaaacagctgtgacttgacttggctctgaagggatagctgtaacttgacttgatgtGGGACAAGCAGCTGTGATCAGACTTAGCTTTGAGGGAACAGCTGCTGTGGCATAACTTGACTTTgtaggaacagcagctgtgaaaTGACTTGACTGTGCTGGAACAGCAGGTGTGACTTGACTAGACCTTTGGAGAGCATTGGTGACTTGACGTGGTTCCTGGAGACCAGTTGTGAGCCTACTCGACTCAGaaacgacagccttgacgttgtGTGACTTGGAAGCTAGACTTGTAGTGACTAGACTGGATTTGTGAAGATCAGCTGAGGCACGACTTGACTCCGCGGCGGCGGCAGCAGCAGCGTGACTTGACTCCtggggaacaacagctgtatcttgacttggctcttggaacacagctgtgacttggcttgattcatggagatcAACAGCTGTaccttggcttgactcatggagaacagcagctgtgtcttgacgtGACTCAGTTGCTTGACGTGACTCAGTTGCCTGACGTGACTCAGTTGCCTGACGTGACTCAGTTGCCTGACGTGACTCAGTTGCCTGACGTGGTTGTGCAGCAGTGGCCGTGACGTGACGGATCGCCTTTTTTGCtccccatacagccattaggggtgagtccagcacgtgggccatcttatgaactggttctgtgaaggcggccatcttgtgaactggctctgtgaaggcggccatcttgtgaactggttctgtgaaggcggccatcttgagAACAGGCTcggggaaggcggccatcttgtggactggctctgggatggcggccatcttgtgaacaggtttggggatggcggccatcatgcgtgcagactctggcatggcgtgagcaggccctggagcggcaggcatggcgtgagcaggccctggagcggcaggcatggcgtgagcaggccctggagcggcaggcatggcgtgagcaggccctggagcggcaggcatggcgtgagcaggccctggagcggcaggcatggcgtgagcaggccctggagcggcaggcatggcgtgagcaggccctggagcggcaggcatggcgtgaacatgctttggcttggtggacgtgACTTGAGCAGGTTTTGAAATGGCAGCCATCTtacgtgcagactctggcgtggcagccatcttgcgtgcagactctggcgtggcagccatcttgcgtgcagactctggcgtggcagccatcttgcgtgcagactctggcgtggcagccatcttgcgtgcagactctggcgtggcagccatcttgcgtgcagactctggcgtggcagccatcttgcgtgcagactctggcgtgggcCTGGTGGCCGGCGGGCTTGAGCGCGGAGAGGAAGCCGGCGGGCTTGAGCGCGGAGAGGAAGCCGGCGGGCTTGAGCGCGGAGAGGAAGCCGGCTGCATCGGGCTGAGGACCACAGTGGAGCTCTGGAGGATGACTGGTGATGTGGGACTGGTCTGGCGGTTCGAGCCGTTAGGACGGTATGTGGAGGTTCTCGGCTTAGGGCAGGCTGGCACGTTGCGCTGCGTCTGGGAGGGGACTGGAAGATGAGACTGAATCGGACTTAGAACCTCTACTTCAAAATCAGATCCGTTTAAATAGAGAATAAGATTGATTAGCTCGATCAAGGAGAAACTACTAGCGGGAAGATCGCAGCGTATCGTCTCATCATCCaaccccaaaacaaacacagcggAGAGAGAAGCTTCGGGCCAGCCTACCTGGTGGGATAACTCGATAAAATCCTCCACATACCGCTCCAACCCACGACCACCTTGCCGTATTCCCCACAGTGTAGCCTCAGCCTGACTCATCTTTAGTTCCGGTCGGTCGAACTGTC
The sequence above is drawn from the Labeo rohita strain BAU-BD-2019 chromosome 25, IGBB_LRoh.1.0, whole genome shotgun sequence genome and encodes:
- the LOC127156497 gene encoding protein piccolo-like, yielding MSQAEATLWGIRQGGRGLERYVEDFIELSHQVGWPEASLSAVFVLGLDDETIRCDLPASSFSLIELINLILYLNGSDFEVEVLSPIQSHLPVPSQTQRNVPACPKPRTSTYRPNGSNRQTSPTSPVILQSSTVVLSPMQPASSPRSSPPASSPRSSPPASSPRSSPPATRPTPESARKMAATPESARKMAATPESARKMAATPESARKMAATPESARKMAATPESARKMAATPESARKMAAISKPAQVTSTKPKHVHAMPAAPGPAHAMPAAPGPAHAMPAAPGPAHAMPAAPGPAHAMPAAPGPAHAMPAAPGPAHAMPAAPGPAHAMPESARMMAAIPKPVHKMAAIPEPVHKMAAFPEPVLKMAAFTEPVHKMAAFTEPVHKMAAFTEPVHKMAHVLDSPLMAVWGAKKAIRHVTATAAQPRQATESRQATESRQATESRQATESRQATESRQDTAAVLHESSQVTAVFQEPSQDTAVVPQESSHAAAAAAAESSRASADLHKSSLVTTSLASKSHNVKAVVSESSRLTTGLQEPRQVTNALQRSSQVTPAVPAQSSHFTAAVPTKSSYATAAVPSKLSLITAACPTSSQVTAIPSEPSQVTAVSLEPGYASSDHPEPSHISSNHSEPRHASSDGPGLSHVLSNGPVSSHSPSDIPRSRPNMTASVLDPPQPPAAALPLMAVAIWCVWAAHCAPEAMSVHTSVSEVASGHHPAPERSSDHKPALGPPSVGKLRQCLQRCQPRL